The DNA sequence CGTACAGGATGTTGAACTTGTTGACGAACTGGTTCATGCTGTTGCAGGTCTTGGTGATGGTTCCCAGGTACGCCATCAAGCCCACATCATTGCATTgctgagcgagagagagagagagaggaaatgaCTGACTCCTCTGTGTCTACTTGGCAAGTATTAGTGTAGGTGTTATGATGCGTGACAGTGTTACTTTATCAGTATGAAAGTGTATTGGTGGGACAGTGTTACTATATCAGTTGGGCAGTGTCAGTGCAAGCAGTGTGTCAGTACGGTGGCGTCAGTGCAACAGTATGTTTAGTTTGACAGTGCAACAGTACTGGCTTGCTGGTGTTACTGGTGTGCACTCACATCGTAGAAGTCAGTCTTGAACTTGAGGGTGCTGAGAACAGGCAGCCGATGGCACAGAGCATTGGCCTCACGCAGGATCTCGTGGTTAAAAGGCACCTCTCCTGACAGAGGGAAAGAGGACCGCAGGGCGGCAGCTTTAGACACAAATGGGCCACATGCTGGACATCACAGAAAGGTGGAGCCAGGGGCGGTCAAACACTCTCCTTCCTTTCATCTGAatctctgtctttctgtcccttTGCTCTTTGCATTCCTGTTCGCTACCCCTTTACgtcatctccctctctctttattaaaaaaactttagaaTTGCCCGTGACTTCTGTTTCCCCCACTTGATCTGAAATCCCccactgtgtgttttttgttcGGCTCACTGCCAAGAACCCTGCCAGCGCACACAGGAGAATGTGAACCAATCATTTGGTTCTTCTAATAATCTTTTAACATGAAACTGCAGCGAAGCTGTTACTGGAGGAGAGGCACACCCTTCACCAAAAGTAATCCTGACCCTATAGTGTGCCACCACTTGGGGAAACCCCAGTTACAGTTGGCTAGCGACACCACCCAGACTGGAAAATGCACTCAGGAGAGTGCCCATGCTGATTGAGATTCACCAAGTAAACCTATGCGTCCTATATAACCCTCTCACAAACCTCTCCCCTCACCGTTACCCCAGCTCTCTGCCCCCCCATCTCGCCCCACAATGCCTCACCAGCCTCCACGGCCTTGACGTACTCCAGGATGACCTTCACCCGGCTGTGCAGCATCTTGATGGCACTGTGCTGGGCAATGAGGTGCTCGGCCACTGAAAGAGATGGAGACAATAAGGCGAGATGGCAAACAAGGGAGGCAGAGGAACAGAGAGAGCAACAGGGATGAAAATagagagcaaaaacaaaaaaagaaccaGGGGAACCGGGTCGCACCTGTGGAGTTCTCTCCAGTCCCAGTAGCAGTCATGCGGGCCACATGGTCCACTCCAATCCTCTCCGCCTCCTCTGTGGCCAGTGTGTAGGTCAGTTCTGCAAACAGCATGGTTGCCTAGGTAGAGAGGAGGAGTATAGGGAGGACAGAGGACAGCAGGATGGAGATAGAGATCAGTGGTGGACATTCTTGAATAGTGGTCAAGGTGCTACCTTTCACTGAGAGACCTGCGCAGATGACTTAGGCAGGACGTGTGTCACTGATCACAGATGCACAATGCCTCATGCCCATGACCTCTAGTCAGCTTCCAGGACTGGTGTATTGTGGGTAGGTTGAGGGATACCACGACAAGCCACGGCGTAACCATTATCTCACAGCTTCAGTCAACACTTTGAGAGAATTGTCCTGTATCTCCCATTTCAATGTCTCAGGAAACGGTGGACTTCTAAAGGTGAGAATCTGGATCAGATTGCCTACTGCAAGTTGATAATGAGCTATTGAACACTGCACAATTTAAGTGAGCTTTGAACTGACCAGTGAATACACTGTCACTCCTGTCTGTACAGCAGATACTGCTAGATGCACACTatcacacctgactggactacaaacactgctagagccactgctgtctctctcctctcacactcaccctgaataCACCTGTGACGGCAATTACACAGTGGTACAAATGTTTAGTTCACAAAAGGCGTTACCTCTCCGTTGATGATGTCGATCACAGACTCATACACGCTGACCGGGAGCTGGAGGGAGAATAAGAGAGAGTATTGAAAGGAATGGAAAAGAGAGAAGCCTCACACAGGGAGATAAGAAGGAGGAGATAAAggcaaaagaacaaaaagacaaaataaagtatttttctgAAACAGCTGAAACTGCTTTATGAActggattttaaaaatgttacatttcctATGAATAGGGAGCTTTAAGAACTATCAGGATATAACCATGCTTGGAAGCAGTACAAGTTTAGTGACCCAATGCTGGTTCTCTTGAGCACTGTGGGTACaggaatgaaaatgtaaaagctATGCATTAAATATGTGGTGCTCCCTAGTGGAAGACAGTGGGAAGTGCAGCTCTGTTGACAGTCATGAGTTTTGATGAGTTACTTGCCTTAAACCGATTCAGCTGGTTTAATCATTCATTAGCAGCTTGAGAGAGATCTCATCTCGCATAGAAACACCACTCTAGTATTacacaaaccattcacaaaaCCGGCTATGATTTTAGTTTCTAATCTTCACTTCTCAGCACCAGCACACACTGATGCTGGGGAGATGTATGCCTGCACTTCATCAAGATCGGCAGGGAAACAAAATGCTCAGGGTGAAAGGGCACAGGCACAAAGACACAGAGCGAAGACCAGGAAACTGGGGTGGTGATCTTGGCTGTGACtggttattattaattattattacatagtGATGTCTCACAGCTGGAGGTGTCGAAGCTGCTCCAGAGAGTGAGTTGTGAAAGGTGAGGGGAGGCACTAATATTACAGCCCAGAGTGGATCCTGTATTGTCTGGACTGTAGAGCACCACACTCCAAACTCCGAACCTGGAACACTGGAGCACCAGCTCTGCAGACTTCAGTATGATATGTTATTGGCAATGTAACACCAGTCACGCCGGCATACTCCGAGAATTAACACCAACAACCCTGACCCCCCACAATCCCAGGCAGTCAAAACTCACATCAGTGTGTTTGGTCATGGGGTTCAGTTTGAGGAACAGGGGGCTCTCGATGATCTCACAAACCTGCccggggggagagagaggcagagataGACAGTGTTAAGACACTCTGAACCCACTAGGCATGCTGCAGCAAAGCTGGTTCCCCTGTACTGTACCCGTGTCCCAGCCTGCATAAGCTTGGACTCATTACAGAAGAGCTGCAGGCATAGAACCGGCTCACATGAAACGTGTGCAGATCAGGAGACCAGCCCTAGGAGGAGCCACTAGTCGGTCTGAGCAGCTACAAGATGACCCTGACTTCTAAGTGAAGAGAACATCCAGCACATAATCAGATGTACACAGCAGGGCGGACACTGCTAGAACCAATAAAGACAATGAAGAGCACCGAGAGAAACAGCAGGTGAGCAAATTATTGATGGTGTGATGGTGACGGCTTCGTAACTGAATGATCGGAGACTTGACAATGCAGGATGAGCTGCAGCTGCAATGTCCTGATGTGATCATTCTCCAGTGACCACTGGACTGCCGCCTGAGCACCCACCCACCTGCTTGTGAATGTGGATATCTGATTGGTCAGGAGGCCCGCCTGTTGTGTACCAGCCCAAGAACTCCATGTCCTTGAACACCTGCTTAACTGAGAGATGGagccggagagagagaggaataaGAGGGAACatcaggaggagagagggaagaaAATTGAAGATTATTTGTTTCAAAGCAATGCAAcagattcaaaattaaaaacatgcccATCAGGCCCACTGTCCGACACCCACGCTCTCCCACTGACCCACGCCCcactcacactgctcctccTTGGTGTAGTAGTATTCCTTGTCAATGACGGCTCGGTCATCCACTGTGTGGAAAAGCAGCTCAAACGAGTTCATCACCTCGATGTTCCGGCCTTCCTGCTTCCCAATCAGGGCTCCGATCACTGTGTGGGAACAACGCACCGAATCAGCACACACATTGtgagcacacactgacacagactccacacacagtcAGCAGGCACTGACAGtgtccacacacactgacacagactccacactgacagtgtccacacacacagtcagcacacactgacacagactccACAGACACTGATACAGATCACATCCACTGCATCACTAAAATCCCAGGCACACAATCCACCTTTAACCAAGAATATCCTTGTTCATACATTTACAGACAGTAGTTGGATTTAATCTGCACAAAGAACCAAAGTTACAGAAACAGTTGGCTTTTGCAGATGACTTTCCACACTGTCATTTGTTACAAGACAAGCAATGGAGAAGCTGGAAAGCCCCTCCGAGACACTCTGACCTTGCACGGCCCGTCCCTCCTGTGATCGCATGCGGATCCAGTGGTCAGAGATGTTGAGGATGACAAGGGGGTGAAGAGCCACTGAAACGCTGCCCGTCACCCCAGATGCCATGACACTGGGACTGACTGAGAGAAGGAGAAAGGATTAGTactgacacactggacactacagtaataataataataattaataattgcttacagttatatagcgcttttctggacactccactcaaagtgctttacaggtaatggggactcccctccaccacttccaatgtgcagcatccacctggatgatgcgacggcagccatagtgtgccagtactctcaccacacatcagctatcagtggggaggagagcagagtaatgaagccaattcatagagggggattattaggaggccatgattggtaagggccaatgggaaatttggccaggatgccggggttacacccctactcttttcgagaaacaccctaggatttttaatgaccacaggttttacatctcatccaggtttacagtctagtgtccccgtcactatactggggcattaggacccacatggactgcagggtgagggtgactaggctcacacctgcttagcttcagtgggctgccagttgtgagttgcagggtgatatggctgagtacattaacactgcactgggagcgagaggggttaatacagacacgctggacactacagtatattaacaatgGTATAGGATAGGCTGTGTGTGATCACCTGGGATCTAACATTTCAAACACAATACAGAGAAACCAAGTGACAGTTCCGCACACAAAGTGGTTTAaaaacaagctactcagccacCTTGCTGAAGCTGACACCCTGGCTTCATTCAAAATCCCGCTAGATCAATTATCTATCGAATGCCTTCTTATTTGCATCACGTATTTTCTTAATAAAACACGAGTCAGTTTGCCGGttctttcaataaaaaaaaaacagatcaggGGCGATTCTCAAATAAATTATACAAGAATCACTAAATGTATCTTCGTAAGCTTTATAACTCCATAAAATTAACAGATTGATGACAAATACTTATTAATTTCCAAATTTCttaaactactgtacacagacacaACAGATTAGTGAAGTGTTTGGAATCGTCAAAAACAAGAGTGACACCAAATTAAGCCAATCAATACACTTCTTTCAGAAAAAGGGCGGTACGTACTCACAGTCGTCCAATCAAACAGAAGAATACACAGCTCCTTGACCAATCAGTATGTATGTGAAGGGCAGCTGTTAAAAACATCGCTATACCCGGTTTATACCAagacaaaatcatttttatctCGCGCTTCGTTATTATTAGTCCCCGAAATGAGAATGTTTTGAGACACCAGCTGTCCACGAATGTTAccattttttaagttaaaatgaaatgtacttGAAAGCAGAGAATGTATTACCTGCCGCATCTACTTCCATTCCCCCGCCGTTGCTCGCCGCCATCTTGATCTCCGCGCAGCTCACACTGGCGCACCCGGGACGCGCATGTGCAGTAGGCCACGAGGAGGGACGTACTTGTGCACTATTACCCTGTCGCCAGTAGAGGGGCCTGCTCCccctaataataattaataataataataattgtaataataataattgcttatactgttatagcgcttttctggacactccactcaaagtgctttacaggtaatggggtctcccctccaccaccaccaatgtgcagccccacctggatgatgcgacggcagccagagtgaaccagaacactcaccacacaccagctatctgtagggaggagagcagaatgatgaagccaattcatagatggggattattaggatagCCAAGATTGGTAAAAACGGCAATGAGAAATTTCGCCAGGAGTTACACTcctgctctttttgagaaacaccctggtatttttaatgaccacagagagtcaggacctaacTTTTACATCTCATACAAAggtcttttttacagtatagtgtacctGTCgctataatggggcattaggatccacatggactgcagggtgggcgccccctgctggccccactaacacctcttccagcagcagccttagtttttcccaggaggtctcccatccaggtactgaccaggctcacacctgcttagcttcaggggggttgctagttgtgagctgcagggtgatatagctgcatATTAGCATAGTCCTGAAGCTGAAATTCCTTTCTTGGAAAGGCTCAGTGAGTGAGTCTACCTTCAACTCTGAAAGCGCTGAAACACGGAGTGAAGGAACTGAAAGAATTGAGACTGTGAGGGATTTTGGTTCTTGCATTTGGATTAATATAGTAAAAGAATACATTACATAACATGATGTAATCATTGGCTTATATTGGGTGTTATAATACGTAATGTGTATTCTTCTCTTTGTCCGTGATGTATGGGTCATGTATATATTATACAATGTTTATATTCTagaatgtataaaatatatacattagtTATTTTCTGCATGAAAAAGCACCTCTAGCTACTCCAGAAGTAGGCTGGATCCGAACAATGTAAGTAACTGTATTGAGAGAGTCAGGAGATCAAATTGTATTAATAC is a window from the Lepisosteus oculatus isolate fLepOcu1 chromosome 3, fLepOcu1.hap2, whole genome shotgun sequence genome containing:
- the cops6 gene encoding COP9 signalosome complex subunit 6, whose product is MAASNGGGMEVDAAVSPSVMASGVTGSVSVALHPLVILNISDHWIRMRSQEGRAVQVIGALIGKQEGRNIEVMNSFELLFHTVDDRAVIDKEYYYTKEEQFKQVFKDMEFLGWYTTGGPPDQSDIHIHKQVCEIIESPLFLKLNPMTKHTDLPVSVYESVIDIINGEATMLFAELTYTLATEEAERIGVDHVARMTATGTGENSTVAEHLIAQHSAIKMLHSRVKVILEYVKAVEAGEVPFNHEILREANALCHRLPVLSTLKFKTDFYDQCNDVGLMAYLGTITKTCNSMNQFVNKFNILYDRQGIGRRMRGLFF